A genomic region of Papaver somniferum cultivar HN1 chromosome 7, ASM357369v1, whole genome shotgun sequence contains the following coding sequences:
- the LOC113295949 gene encoding zinc finger BED domain-containing protein RICESLEEPER 2-like, protein MTGFWLTVHYLDQDWVLQKKLRNFCPLPPPHTALIVKEGLKKIDPAVLKIRAPVKSLKKSQVRKQKFLDIVDTLGMSGIKRGIRQDVKTRWNSTYLMLDSCILCKPVFSYLKLVDSDYEDCPTDEECEQIENQVQVLLKKESRNDTEFIRNMVKEMQAKFDSYWKELSPILAMAVVLDPRSKMNFVKFTYSKLYPEVRELEREVNKVRSNMTTLFNEYYTLSSSRASNSCATQNLGIQNGGNSAAEEGGDFFQEYVATQERGGDVLTDLSELDEYLGESYRGCLNSPLDILNYWKNHEQRFPEKKIWMRTMGLLKKMY, encoded by the exons ATGACTGGGTTTTGGTTAACTGTGCACTATCTTGATCAAGATTGGGTGTTGCAAAAGAAGCTTCGGAATTTCTGTCctcttccaccacctcatacag CTCTTATTGTAAAAGAAGGACTTAAGAAGATTGATCCAGCCGTGCTTAAGATAAGAGCGCCAGTGAAGTCCCTTAAAAAGtcccaagtaagaaaacaaaagttcttggaCATTGTTGATACTTTAGGAATGTCTGGAATAAAAAGGGGTATTCGTCAAGACGTAAAGACAAG gtggaattcaacttatcttatGTTAGATAGTTGTATCCTGTGTAAGccagttttctcttatttgaAGTTGGTAGATTCAGACTATGAAGACTGTCCAACTGATGAAGAATGTGAACAAATTGAA AATCAAGTTCAGGTGTTACTAAAGAAAGAAAGTAGAAATGATACTGAATTCATTAGGAACATGGTAAAAGAGATGCAAGCAAAATTTGATAGTTATTGGAAGGAGTTGAGTCCTATATTGGCTATGGcagttgtgttagatcctagatcgAAAATGAATTTTGTGAAATTTACTTACTCCAAGTTGTATCCTGAGGTGAGAGAATTAGAACGTGAAGTTAATAAAGTGCGTAGTAATATGACAACACTTTTTAATGAGTATTACACCTTGTCAAGTTCAAGAGCTTCCAATAGTTGTGCAACTCAGAATTTGGGTATTCAAAATGGTGGGAATTCTGCTGCCGAAGAAGGGGGTGATTTTTTTCAG GAATATGTTGCAACACAGGAACGTGGTGGTGATGTACTTACTGACTTGTCAGAGTTAGATGAATATCTTGGCGAGTCGTACAGGGGTTGTCTAAATTCACCACTCGACATCCTAAACTATTGGAAGAACCATGAACAACGATTTCCG gaaaagaagatatggatgagAACAATGGGATTATTGAAGAagatgtattag
- the LOC113299577 gene encoding plastid division protein CDP1, chloroplastic-like, whose protein sequence is MAMLTSPACCSCSYLDERRNVGDVITFSSTRRRNVTYKVPLGFGSSSCKRKIIRRREFFVYCSRGGRLNVNELQNNNVVENNGQIRTGVVEIPVTCYQLIGVTDRAEKDEIVKSVMNLKSADVEEGYTLDAVVSRQDLLMDLRDKLLFEPEYAGSVRDKVPPRSPLRIPWSWLPGALCLLQEVGEEKLVLEIGRAALQHPDSKPYIHDLLLSMALAECAIAKSGFEKNKVSQGFEALARAQYLLRSKITLGKMPLLSQIEESLEELAPACTLELLGMPHTPENAERRRGAISALRELLRQGLDVESSCRVQDWSCFLSQALIKLLATETIDLLPWEELAVVRRNKKSLESQNQRGVIDFNCFYMGMIAHVAVGFSSKQTDLIAKAKTICESLVASEGIDLKFEEALISFLLGLGGEDAAIERLRELEVNSGLASRNIVSAVSESERKNGSQSLELWLKDSVLGLFPDTRDCSASLANFFSGEKRISKGNKQIKGSPKTVQNLNHRPSSFALSSDMADSGDRHLNSSRHLGVAVKQLAPSDLQSPLMAGKTSNLSGTSSPSIQLKRNLGTHHKNMWGGWSFLLDILGKITFGTVVGFFVFSTFKLSRRISTSPKMDVSSLYETRDPSLDSKAGPACIDRSGVGERFRKLLVMFKNPKHHREGITTQSSSPVVDMLRFTKLHKRQMPVDEAEALVKQWQAIKAEALGPDHEVESLSEILAESMLAQWQALADSAKAKSCFWRFVLLQLSVVRAEILSDGKGEEMAEIEALLEEAAELVDESQPKNPNYYCSYRIRYVLKRQYDGSWRFCSWGIHTPA, encoded by the exons ATGGCGATGCTTACATCTCCTGCTTGTTGTAGTTGTTCTTATCTAGATGAACGTAGAAATGTAGGTGATGTGATTACTTTTTCTAgcactagaaggagaaatgtcaCTTATAAGGTTCCGTTAGGGTTTGGTAGTAGTAGTTGTAAAAGGAAGATTATTAGAAGGAGAGAATTCTTTGTTTATTGCAGTAGAGGAGGAAGATTAAATGTAAATGAATTGCAGAATAATAATGTTGTTGAAAATAATGGTCAGATTCGAACTGGTGTTGTTGAGATTCCTGTTACTTGCTATCAG CTTATTGGTGTTACTGATCGAGCAGAGAAGGATGAGATTGTTAAGTCGGTGATGAATCTAAAAAGTGCCGATGTGGAAGAAGGGTACACGTTGGATGCTGTTGTATCTCGGCAG GATCTTTTAATGGATTTGAGGGATAAGCTTCTTTTCGAACCTGAATATGCTGGTAGTGTGAGGGACAAGGTGCCACCGAGGTCTCCTCTTCGTATCCCTTGGTCATGGTTGCCGGGTGCGCTTTGCCTTCTTCAAGAG GTTGGAGAAGAAAAACTTGTGCTAGAAATTGGCCGTGCAGCTCTACAACATCCCGACTCTAAGCCTTATATTCACGATTTGCTTCTTTCTATGGCTCTAGCTGAG TGTGCAATTGCAAAGAGTGGATTTGAGAAGAACAAAGTATCCCAAGGATTTGAAGCTCTTGCTCGGGCTCAGTATCtacttagaagcaaaattacTTTGGGGAAAATGCCGTTGCTGTCCCAG ATAGAAGAATCTCTGGAGGAACTTGCACCTGCATGCACATTGGAGCTGTTAGGGATGCCTCACACACCTGAAAATGCTGAACGAAGAAGGGGAGCAATTTCAGCTTTGCGTGAATTACTTAGGCAGGGCCTTGATGTGGAAAGTTCTTGCAGAGTGCAAGACTGGTCATGCTTCTTGAGCCAGGCTCTGATTAAGCTCTTGGCCACTGAAACTATTGATCTTCTTCCATGGGAAGAACTAGCTGTTGTGCGCAGAAACAAAAAATCGCTTGAATCACAGAATCAAAGGGGTGTAATCGATTTCAATTGTTTCTACATGGGCATGATTGCTCATGTTGCTGTTGGATTTTCAAGCAAGCAGACAGATCTG ATCGCCAAAGCGAAAACCATATGTGAATCACTGGTAGCATCAGAGGGCATTGATTTGAAATTTGAGGAAGCTCTTATTTCATTCCTTCTTGGGCTG GGTGGTGAAGATGCAGCTATTGAAAGGCTTAGAGAGCTTGAAGTTAATTCAGGACTCGCTTCACGAAATATTGTATCAGCTGTTTCAGAAAGCGAAAGAAAAAATGGTTCTCAGTCATTG GAATTATGGCTGAAGGATTCCGTGCTTGGTTTGTTTCCAGATACACGTGATTGTTCTGCATCCCTG GCCAACTTTTTTTCTGGTGAAAAAAGAATTTCTAAAGGAAACAAGCAAATTAAAGGATCTCCAAAAACTGTTCAGAACTTAAATCACCGCCCGTCGTCCTTTGCCCTTTCTTCTGACATGGCAGATTCTGGTGACCGTCATCTGAATTCTTCTCGACATCTTGGGGTGGCAGTTAAGCAACTAGCTCCATCTGATCTTCAGAGTCCATTAATGGCTGGGAAAACCAGTAATCTCAGTGGTACTAGTTCACCTTCTATACAACTAAAGAGAAACCTTGGAACTCATCATAAAAATATGTGGGGAGGCTGGTCATTCCTGCTAGATATTCTTGGAAAAATCACTTTTGGAACAGTAGTAGGGTTCTTTGTGTTCTCAACCTTTAAGCTGTCTAGGCGCATCTCTACTAGCCCTAAGATGGACGTAAGTAGCCTTTATGAGACCAGAGATCCTTCTCTTGATTCCAAAGCTGGTCCTGCTTGTATTGATAGGAGTGGCGTAGGTGAAAGGTTCAGGAAGCTACTAGTAATGTTTAAGAATCCAAAGCATCACAGAGAGGGGATAACAACACAAAGTTCATCTCCTGTTGTTGATATGTTACGTTTTACCAAACTGCACAAAAGACAAATGCCTGTGGATGAAGCTGAGGCCCTTGTAAAACAGTGGCAAGCCATCAAAGCGGAAGCTCTTGGACCTGACCACGAAGTTGAGAGCCTTTCTGAGATCCTTGCTGAATCAATGCTTGCGCAG TGGCAAGCTTTGGCTGACTCGGCAAAAGCCAAATCATGTTTTTGGAGATTTGTGTTGCTACAGTTGTCTGTTGTTCGGGCAGAAATCTTGTCAGATGGCAAAGGTGAGGAGATGGCTGAAATTGAGGCTCTGTTGGAGGAAGCAGCAGAGCTTGTTGACGAGTCTCAACCCAAAAACCCAAATTACTATTG CTCGTATAGAATTAGATATGTTCTGAAAAGACAGTATGATGGTTCATGGAGGTTCTGCTCATGGGGTATCCACACTCCAGCATGA